One segment of Patescibacteria group bacterium DNA contains the following:
- a CDS encoding response regulator: MPEVKYKVALIEDEPDLAEIYHLKMQMEGIEATIIGDSTKALAELKRLKPDLVLLDIMMPEVDGWTLFDQIKQDGELAKIKVYIWSNLTQKKDKDRAAGLKVNGYLVKSDFTPGTLSQKVKELIKNK, encoded by the coding sequence ATGCCGGAAGTAAAATACAAAGTAGCACTCATTGAAGACGAGCCTGATTTGGCCGAAATTTATCATTTGAAAATGCAAATGGAAGGAATTGAAGCGACGATCATCGGCGATAGCACTAAGGCCCTGGCGGAACTGAAACGGCTGAAGCCGGATTTGGTGCTGTTGGATATCATGATGCCGGAAGTGGATGGTTGGACCCTGTTTGATCAAATCAAACAAGACGGTGAGCTGGCTAAGATCAAGGTTTACATTTGGAGCAACTTGACTCAAAAGAAAGATAAGGATCGCGCCGCCGGATTGAAGGTCAACGGTTATCTGGTTAAATCTGATTTTACTCCCGGAACCTTGTCGCAGAAAGTCAAAGAGCTTATTAAAAATAAATAA
- a CDS encoding ferredoxin, which yields MSKPLVSEACIACGTCEAVCPAVFKVVEVEGKPIATVLEADYEAEKAKIDEAIGACPVQAITWGE from the coding sequence ATGTCAAAACCATTAGTCAGTGAAGCGTGTATCGCTTGCGGCACTTGCGAAGCCGTTTGCCCGGCAGTTTTTAAGGTAGTGGAAGTTGAAGGCAAACCGATCGCCACCGTTTTGGAGGCCGATTATGAAGCGGAAAAAGCCAAGATTGACGAAGCTATCGGCGCTTGCCCGGTGCAGGCAATCACTTGGGGAGAGTAA
- a CDS encoding macro domain-containing protein, with amino-acid sequence MLNTKRRTLIKVEVKLGDISKFETDALITAINSGGMWFGGIDGVIQRSCGGNIFHSQAEAAMPLKHGDTVVANSLDLPRKNTFQNVIFVVDDLQGPLHQIIYNGLVAATKAGFTSVTLPMIRMGVMIGVVEKSSQEATREMAKGVKKFMAEYPESNLLVATFVVCDCYEPLKVQLEKDLSN; translated from the coding sequence ATCCTCAACACAAAAAGGAGAACGCTCATAAAAGTTGAAGTTAAGCTGGGAGATATTTCAAAATTTGAAACAGACGCGCTCATTACGGCGATCAATTCCGGCGGCATGTGGTTCGGCGGTATTGATGGCGTTATCCAGCGCAGTTGCGGAGGCAATATATTCCATAGCCAAGCAGAGGCTGCCATGCCGCTAAAGCATGGCGACACGGTTGTCGCGAATAGCCTCGACTTGCCCAGGAAGAACACCTTCCAAAACGTCATCTTCGTGGTCGACGATTTGCAGGGACCGCTCCATCAAATCATTTACAATGGACTAGTTGCGGCCACAAAAGCGGGCTTCACTTCTGTCACTCTTCCGATGATTCGCATGGGGGTTATGATCGGCGTAGTCGAAAAGAGCTCGCAAGAAGCTACTCGAGAAATGGCCAAAGGCGTCAAGAAATTTATGGCCGAATACCCCGAAAGTAACCTTTTGGTCGCAACATTTGTTGTATGCGACTGCTACGAGCCACTAAAAGTGCAACTCGAAAAAGACCTCAGTAATTAA
- the argS gene encoding arginine--tRNA ligase: MPYFINKLEKEILHSIAAAVGQDLDIGQLEITRPPEAAMGDLAVPCFYLTKLLRISPNQIALEIKQKIKLPTGVRSVSNLGPYLNFFLNEKYLAKAVISEIKKKEDKYGCLSWNKEKVMIEYSQPNTHKEFHVGHLRNAVLGSALVNLYRFVGQKVIAANYIGDIGSHVAKCLWALDKFHKKDPEPTEHKGQYLGKIYSEAVQKSEASEKYHQEAQVVQKKLEAGDKYWTALWKKTRAWSLQEFDGIYKILGIKFDKFFYESEVEKPGKKIVAELLAQGIAEKSEGAVIIDLEQYGLKKFLLLKTDGTSLYSTKELALAKLKFDKYKIDASYVVVDSRQSFYFQQFFKTLEIMGFHKKTKHIAYEFVTLPEGAMASRQGNVVLFEDLLAEMTALAQEETAKRHNEWSKEEISSTAEKIALAAIKFSMLKVGKNSVIVFNPQEALSFEGYSGPYLQYTVTRINSILRKNKDAVQAADYALLVDPMEKELLIKLAEFPRTINEAAQEFEPGVLSKYLFDLARIFSAYYQEVTILNSEGKLRSARLALIVSVRQVLVNGFDLLGIETLERM; encoded by the coding sequence ATGCCGTATTTCATAAACAAATTGGAAAAGGAAATTTTGCATTCCATTGCAGCTGCCGTCGGACAGGATCTTGATATCGGCCAATTGGAAATTACCCGTCCGCCGGAAGCGGCCATGGGTGATTTAGCTGTGCCTTGTTTTTATTTAACTAAATTACTAAGAATCTCTCCCAATCAAATAGCATTGGAAATAAAACAGAAAATTAAGCTCCCGACAGGAGTCAGATCAGTCAGCAATCTCGGGCCGTATCTTAATTTTTTCTTGAATGAAAAATATCTGGCCAAGGCGGTAATCTCCGAGATTAAGAAAAAAGAGGATAAGTATGGCTGTTTGTCCTGGAATAAAGAGAAAGTAATGATTGAGTATTCCCAACCAAACACTCATAAGGAATTCCATGTCGGTCATTTGCGTAATGCTGTTTTAGGTTCGGCTTTGGTTAATTTATATCGGTTTGTCGGCCAGAAAGTTATTGCCGCCAATTATATCGGCGACATCGGTTCTCATGTGGCTAAATGCCTTTGGGCGCTGGATAAATTCCACAAAAAGGATCCGGAACCGACAGAACATAAAGGGCAATACCTGGGCAAGATTTACAGCGAAGCGGTGCAAAAATCCGAGGCCAGCGAAAAGTATCATCAAGAAGCTCAAGTAGTGCAGAAAAAATTGGAAGCCGGTGATAAGTACTGGACGGCCTTATGGAAGAAAACCCGCGCTTGGTCGCTTCAGGAGTTTGACGGCATTTATAAGATTTTGGGCATAAAGTTTGATAAATTTTTTTATGAAAGCGAAGTGGAAAAGCCGGGCAAGAAAATCGTTGCTGAACTGTTAGCTCAGGGCATTGCTGAAAAATCAGAGGGCGCGGTAATTATTGACTTAGAGCAATACGGTTTGAAGAAATTTTTATTGCTTAAAACCGACGGAACTTCATTGTATTCCACTAAGGAGCTGGCTTTGGCCAAGTTGAAGTTTGATAAATACAAGATTGATGCCTCCTATGTGGTGGTAGACAGCCGCCAAAGTTTCTACTTTCAGCAATTTTTTAAGACCTTAGAAATAATGGGGTTCCACAAGAAGACCAAACATATCGCTTATGAATTTGTAACTTTGCCCGAAGGAGCTATGGCTTCGCGTCAAGGTAACGTGGTTTTGTTTGAGGACCTTTTAGCCGAAATGACTGCTTTGGCGCAGGAGGAAACAGCCAAACGCCATAATGAATGGAGCAAAGAGGAAATTTCCTCTACGGCCGAGAAGATTGCTTTGGCCGCTATAAAATTCAGCATGCTTAAAGTAGGCAAGAACAGCGTGATTGTTTTTAATCCTCAGGAGGCGTTATCCTTTGAGGGTTATTCCGGCCCATATCTGCAATATACCGTAACGCGTATTAACAGTATTTTGAGGAAGAACAAGGATGCGGTTCAGGCCGCCGATTATGCTTTATTGGTTGATCCTATGGAGAAAGAATTGTTGATCAAATTGGCAGAATTTCCTCGGACGATAAATGAGGCCGCCCAGGAATTTGAACCTGGTGTGCTCAGTAAGTATTTGTTTGATTTGGCTAGGATTTTTTCCGCTTATTATCAGGAGGTGACCATTCTTAATTCTGAAGGAAAACTGCGCTCGGCTCGCTTAGCCTTGATTGTCAGTGTCAGACAGGTGCTGGTTAACGGTTTTGATTTATTGGGTATAGAAACTTTGGAGCGAATGTAG
- a CDS encoding radical SAM protein yields MKSTYPKIVCWRLTSVCNRKCPFCFRPESNNLDTKSVFKIIDKLAASGVKGVGITGGEPLSRPDISKIFKHLSDKKIKICLATNTDYYKKNRNIINKYVSTIGIPIEASSGQNHDKIRGKGNFKHVIETLNDVYKENKIKMYFSTVLTKYNINDLENIENLLLPYKKKIIYWKIYELMRYYKANFQSKTECNGLSKIVKPKFEKLGKKLGKNKFFYLSSDDRSGASFLINPDGRAIVPVESDGKTKDIALGNFLTDNIGEIFDKWNHYTDFSKYQCHKCALKSSCLR; encoded by the coding sequence ATGAAATCAACTTATCCTAAAATTGTTTGTTGGAGATTAACTTCCGTATGTAATAGGAAGTGTCCTTTTTGTTTCCGTCCAGAAAGTAATAATTTGGACACAAAATCAGTCTTTAAAATTATAGACAAACTGGCTGCCAGTGGCGTTAAGGGCGTAGGCATTACTGGCGGGGAACCTCTTTCACGTCCAGATATTTCAAAAATATTTAAACATCTTAGCGATAAGAAGATTAAAATTTGTCTTGCTACAAACACTGATTATTACAAAAAAAATCGTAATATTATAAATAAGTATGTCAGCACTATTGGTATTCCGATTGAAGCGTCCAGTGGACAAAATCATGATAAAATAAGAGGTAAAGGCAATTTTAAACATGTTATTGAAACTCTCAATGATGTCTATAAGGAAAATAAAATAAAAATGTATTTTAGCACTGTTTTAACAAAATATAATATTAACGATTTAGAAAATATAGAGAACTTACTATTACCATACAAAAAGAAAATAATATATTGGAAAATTTATGAATTAATGCGTTATTATAAGGCAAATTTTCAATCAAAGACAGAATGCAACGGCCTCTCTAAAATAGTCAAACCCAAATTTGAAAAGTTGGGAAAAAAACTTGGGAAGAATAAGTTTTTTTACCTATCCTCTGATGATCGTAGTGGTGCTTCATTTTTGATTAACCCCGATGGGAGGGCAATTGTGCCGGTAGAATCCGATGGTAAAACAAAAGACATTGCCTTGGGTAATTTTTTAACTGACAATATTGGTGAAATTTTTGATAAATGGAATCATTATACGGATTTTAGTAAATACCAATGTCATAAATGTGCTTTGAAAAGTAGTTGTCTTAGGTAA